The following DNA comes from Podarcis raffonei isolate rPodRaf1 chromosome 10, rPodRaf1.pri, whole genome shotgun sequence.
CTCGGGGTGGCTTGTCTTACAAAAATGCAGAGGCTTCATTTCCACATGACTCCCTTTTTTCAGCAAGTTCTGAaacataacatttaaaaaaacccatcacCAAAACCAGAATGGCTGCTTTCAGagttaaaagcaaaaatgaaaacaaaaccagagTTTTTCTGTGTCTTCAAGCAGAAACAGAAATTCAGGATAAGTCTGCAGGGAAGGGACAGAGACGAGTCCTCTAATCCAGTACAAACAAATCCACTGTGTTCATTGCTATTTGTTTGttccatttatatgccaccttttcctccagggagctcaaggtggtctgcatggttctctctcccctcccccatttattctcacaacaaccctgtgaggtaggataggctgagagacagggagcagctcaaggtcacccagcgagcttcatggctgaagtgaggatttgaatcctggtctcccaggtcacagtccaaCACTGTTCTGCTAATATCACACTTCTATTGTCCTGTTCTTCTCACTTGAAATGGGAGATTCGCCCAAGGCTGTTAACTGCAGCAGAATCCCACCCAAAAGCACTTTCCATACAATCAAGTCCTGCACATTAAATATgatgttccttttttaaatgaaagcaaagaGGAGGGGGACATGGACAGCTGAGAGTAggtttgggttggtttttttaatgctagAGCCCCAGAATGACTGAACACCCAGAGAATCAGAGCCAGAAGGGACCTCAAAAGCCACCTAGCCCAAACAGAGATGAACCATGAAGCAGACCagcctttaaatcagaaccagtgagggcggtgaaggtcctgtgtgagtgtctggaggcggttggaggatggatggcggctaacagattgaggttgaatcctgacaagacagaagtactgtttttgggggacaggaggcaggcaggtgtggaggattccctggttctgaatggggtaactgtgcccctgaaggaccaggtgcgcagcctgggagtcattttggactcacagctgtccatggaggcacaggtcaaatctgtgtccagggcagctgtttaccaactgtgtccagggcagctgtttaccaactccatctggtacataggctgagaccctatctgcctgcggactgtctcgccagagtggtgcatgctctggttatctcccgcttggactactgcaatgcactctacgtggggctacctttgaaggtgactcggaaactacaactaatccagaatgcggcagctagactggtgactgggggcggctgccgagaccatataacaccggtcttgaaagacctacattggctcccagtatgtttccgagcacaattcaaagtgttggtgttgaccttgacagccctaaacgacctcagcccagtatccccgaaggagcgtctccacccccatcattctgcttggacgctgaggtccagcgctgagggccttctggcggttccctcattgcgagaagcaaagctacagggaaccaggcagagggccttctcggtagtggcgcccgccctgtggaacgccgttccagcagatgtcaaagcgataaacaactacctgacattcagaagacatcttaaggcagccctgttcagggaagtttttaacgtgtgatattttactgtatttttggtttttatggaagctgcccagtggctggggaggcccagccagatgggcggggtataaataataaattattattattgttattatataacATGGTGCCCTTTCGAGGCTGGTCCTCAGTAGGAGATACTGGGGCACCCTCACTGGTGCTGCCATTTTCAACATTAAACTCCAGTTCTGGCACCCTGGACATTGTGGTGTGGAAACCTGGGCCTGCATCTGGAATCTGCGATCCTCCCTCTTTTcctcctgccacacacacacaccctgccacccAGTGTAAGCATGTATTACTGTTCAGCATGCGCAAACACTAACCAAGGTTCCCCTCCTGAGCagggatggaagctggtttgcatACCCCGGTTCAGAGGGGAACCCCGGTTAGAATCATTCCACACCAGCGACGCTGGAAAGGCCAGGGTCAGGGTATTTGCTTTACATGAGGAAGCCCCCGGGTTTCAGAACCCCTGAAAAGCCACTGCAAGTCAACAACAGTGGGCTAAATGAACCAACCATCTGACTCAGTGCAAGGGAGCTCCCTATGTTAAGGGAAGGGAGCTGGAAACGCAGGCTGAAAGAAGGGGTGTGCAAGACAAGGGCCCGGTTCCCAATTTGCAAATTACAGTGTAGCCGAGAGCAAGCGTTTCATCCACACTGGGCAGTTGTCGCCCGTTGCCGATTTCTCCAACGCCTAAAACCTGGTGCaatatttaaaatgtgaaacATCTTTGTTAAGTTAAATTgactggaaaagcttgcaaataccagataggcttaggattttaaTATGTAATGTGATAAATTAATATGTTGAAATTTAGATCAGGAAAGTAAGacagatgttaagtgattaagttaactTTATGAGAATataggttttggaaaactgttaaaatgatatgcactgaaattcaaccaaggggacaCGAGGAAGtcgcttaacaatgttaataagattaGTCTTAATAAggttaggatttatgtttgtttgttcatttgttggtGTGTTTAAAAATTTGTGGAAAACcagtatttttttttgaaaaataaaataaaatgtgaaacacCTTACCTTTAGTCTCCCAAAGAAAGGACTGTCGCCTGTTTCCACCAGGTAGAATGCGTAAGGCTTTTTGCAAGCTTCCTGGGCAACCGTTTTCAGCTTGAAATGTAGTGTGCTGCAGAGTTCGGTGAAGAGGTGCTCGTAGGACGTCGTCCTCCGAGGCAAGGAGGGACCCCTTTTCTCCAGAGCATCTTCTGAGGTAGGATTTGGCTCTCGGGCCGCGAAACTCGCCTGCCTGTCGCCCTGCGTCATCAACCTGCTCAATTCGGCAAACTCGTCCATGATGACCGATATGTCTCCTCGGGAATCCTTTAGCTTATTATTGTACGTTAACTTGTTGAGGTGGAAAGGAGCACCCGGCCCTTTTCCTTGACCTTTCGTTCTAGCAGCATTGCTCACCGATTCCTGTGCAGAAGCAAACGGGGGAGGAGGTTCAAAAGGGTCGCTGTGTCTGCTCCTGGGGGTGCCGTGTGGGGCACTGTGCCTCGGGCCCCGGTTCAAAATAGTTATCAGAAGCGGGCTTCGGCTCCTGGGTGGCACACTGAGCTCAGGAGCTTCAGGGACCTTTCTCGATGGCAACGTCTCTGCCGTTACCTGAAGCACGCGCTCCGGTGTACCTTCGCCAGAGGTAGGAGGTTGTGGTTTCTTTAGGGTATGTTTTAGCTTATCGTGGAAACGCAGACACTCCATATCTAAAGTGCTCTGAATGGGGTCGTTCAGAACCCTCCAAGCCCTATCGGAGAAGTTTTTCCATTCCTGCTCTCCGAAAAAAGGGCTACGCCTCTTGGAAGACTGAAAGCTTCGGTTTTTTTCTTGGTGCTTCTTGGTTATAGTAAAGTTTAAATAGTCCTTTAGAGGTCCCGACTCTTCGGGAGAAGGCAGCACAGACCTATCGCCTTCCCTGAATGAGGACGGCCAGTCGTACTGGATAGTCTCAGCCTCAACATCAGGCACTGTCACCTTGTTTTCCAGATACACCCAGCCTTCACCCTTGTGAAGCTCGTTCTCACAGCTCAAATCACTGGCGCAACTCATTTCCATGGCATCTGGCGAGGCAGCAGATCTTGTAGACGGTATCTCAGGCTGACCTCTGGGATGCACATCTCCGCAAAGTTCTGGGACACCGTCCACAGAAACACATTTATTTTCCCAATTTATATTCACGCCCGTAGCTCCGACAAATGAGACGGGTCTTTCACCGGCCGGAGCATCTTCAGGGTCCTCCAGATTCTCCACCGGGTTTTTATACAGATCATGTGTGTCTTTATGTGCAGATGACCCAGATTCTTCGGATAAACATTCCGTAGGACGCACTGACGGCACAAAGGGCAGCACttctctgcctgccttcctgAGCTGGTCCTCAAACATGGATGCTTCCGAACTAACTTGTCCTGGGTCAACCCCACACAACGCAGCTGTTTGGATCAAGGGGAACTGGCGTTCTGGACTTCTTATGCCTGTGTCTTCCCACTCTGGACAGCAAGAACTTTCCAGGGTGTCCGTAGCAGCTCCTGTCTCTTGATGAGACTTCTTTTCAGCCACTTGACCGGAACTTATGCTTCCCTGCAGTGCTGAATGATACCACCCATATCTTTGTACAGCCATGTGAGAGTCTCTCTTGTTGCTAGGCTGTGCTAAAGAGTCACCTGTCATCGCCCATTTGGGGTCATAATGGGCAAGCTTGTCAGTGGCATAACTCTCTTCATCACTCTCAGGAGGGGTCACACACTCAAGGGTGACGGAACTAATCCAGTTTAAGGCTGGATTCTCTTTCGCAAAGGCGGTTTCTTTGCTCACGGCCATCATGCCACTCACAGTGTCTATCAACTCATAGAGAAAGGACCTGATGTCTTCAGGCACAGTAACTACAGCTTGGCTTAGCTTATCATCATCAGATGCCGATTCTCGGGGCGCAGGAGAGACTTCAATGTCCTCACTGTTAACGCCACACTTTTGATTGTCGGTACTGGTGTCCGATTCTTCATTATCCAAATGCCAGCTCTGGCCCTGAGAATTGCCAAGTCGTTCTGTTGTCTGCCTGGCCTTCCGTTCCTCTTGAGTGGCTGTGTTGCACCGCAGTTCATTTGCTTGCAATGGAGCCACACCTACCAGGTGGAGGGCATCCTTTTCCTCAGGGATGCAGGAATCCTCAGCTGAACGTGTTTGCTTTGTGAGTGTGCTATTTTCAGCTGAGCGCTCTTGGTTCCCCGGCAAGTCTTCCTCTTCATCAGATATTGCTTGATAGACAGGACTAACCTGCAACTTAACCACTTCAGCCATGCGGATTCCTTCCTCTTCCGGTGAAACACAGGAACCCGCGACCAAGTCTATTTCTTTTTCAGGTGCAAGATTTGGAGCTGATAAAGCAGAATTTTCTTGTTTCCCTGTGGATTCCCCTTGAACTGGTGGGCTGCTCTGCACTTGACATGGTCCACAAGTTTTCAGCGGACTTGGGTCGGTCAGGTTACCCTCTTCCTGGGAAATGTCTTCAATCAAATCCATTTGATTTAGGGATATGTGATGTTTGGTTGACTCCGCAGAGTCTTCCTGGGCAGTTGGCAATTCTATTACATCATCAGGACTTGTTTGATGGACAGGACTCGCCTCCAGTGAAACTGAATCAGCCAGATTCATTCCTTTCTCTTCCGTGGAACCAAAGGAAGTATCGTCCGAACCAACTGGGCTTGGAAATTTGGGGCTGTTTGCCAGTACAATAGAATCTCGACTCTCTACAGATTCTCCTCGAGTTGCCATATCCTTTAATTCAGCAGCTTGCGCAGAAGCTGAATCTTCTAGGTTGGTTTTGTTATCTTCCTGGGACCTACGGGTGCTTTCAGCCACGTCCATTTGGTTTGGAGACATGGGATGTTTGGCTAATTCAACGGCATCTTCTGTCTCTGGAGACTGGGCTACTTCATCACGGGTTATTTGATTTACAGGGCTAGTCCGTAATGGAAGGGAATCCAACAGATTGTCCTCTCTATCTTTCTGTGAAAGGCAGAAACCCTTAACCGCATCTGTTGGGTCTAGAGATGCAGAACTAGGGGTTGATAGTACAAAGTCATCTTGGGTACCAGGTGATTCTGCCTGATGCTCGGAAACTGTGGCTGGTGATGGTGGAAAAGTGACTGGGGACGTAGAGGCCCTGGCAGCTTCTCTGCCTTCTATTGGACAGCCTTCctcttctttgttctcttggtCCAAGTCCATATCTCGGGGCTCTGAGTCAGTATCGTTGCTGTCCGAAAGAGCAAGTTCAATTGATTCCCACCCCGTGCTCTCTCCCTCTATATCTTCCTCATCTACAGGGAGATCCTGTGACCCCCTCCCCTCTCTACACAGTTTGTTGACTTCCCCACAATCACTGTCTGCTTCTAACCAGCCTATTTCAGCAGGACGTAGCAACACAGCGCCACCGCTCTGTGGgctgtcctcctccttctctgcagAAGGAGAGGAAGCCTTTAATTCAGAAATCTCTGCAGAAATGCCACCGGCCATCGTGTTCGCACTAGGCTGTTTGCTGGCTGAATTCTCCAGGACTTCCGCATCCTTGGAAGCAGCATCGCTTTGGGAAACCTCAGCTAAGTCGACACTCGCAGTCGCCTCCGCATCAGTTCCACGCTCCTGAGGCCTCGAACGCCCTTCGGTATGCTCATCTGTCAAGCTTCTGCTCTGGCTCTCTGCGGAGAGGGCAGGATCAGGTGTGAGTTCTTCATCAGGTTTCTCCACAGCCACCTGAAATAAAAATTCCAAGTTTCAAAAGTTCAGAGAGACAGAAaggcaaaaagtaaaaaataaatctcCATAGCTTTCTAAATCTGCAAACTATCCTAGAGCAGTAAAAAACAAAATCACAGCATGGTGCAAACGTTTACCAACACACGCTGCCTGGAGTTGAGAGAGCCTCAGCCCTCCTACCTTTCGAGCTCCGTCAAGGTTTACCCCACTGTGCTGCTTCAAGAATAAGCTGCCACAACTTGTCACAAATCAAACCAAGCACAGTCTCTGCTAGCCATGCCTCGTGGCCTAGCCATCAATCTTCCCTTGTTTTCACCATTCAATCTGGTTAGCAAAAAGGGCAGAGTTCGAATCACTGTGTTTGTCGCAGGTTATGGCAGCTGGCTCTATAATGCTGTCCAACAGCTAAATAGGGCCCCGAAAAGTGAGGTTTTTCCATTTCCCAGGTTTTTCTCCAGACCTCCTCCCTGAACCAAGATGGTTCTTTAATCCCAgttatttaataaataagtatTACGTTGGCTTTCTATCTCCGCTGGTTGTTCCAAGTTCACTGGGGAAGGACATCATGCTCTATGGGCTTTACAGCACAATTTGCCGTAGAGGCTACTGTCATACTACTAACAGCAACAAGAGAAAAAATTGATGGGAACTGTCTATGGAAATTAAAGGGGAACTGtcagggcttttcttacatttGAAGCCGAATTCCCTTTAATTTCCGTACAGTGGTAcgttggttctcgaacggcttagctgTCAAACAAttcagctcccaaacgccgcaaacccagaagtaagcgttccagtttgtgaacgtttttttggaagccgaacgtccaacgcagctaccgtttgagtgcaggaagctcctgcagccaatcggaagctgagcattggttttcgaatggttttgggagtcgaacagacttctggaacggattaagtttgaaatccaaggtaccactgtagataagtTTCCAAGGTATCATGGAGGACATGTTGACAGGTGGCTATCAATAAAAATGTCTATTAGGAACCTCTGtacattttattctgtgaaatgccctgagatcttatgatcgagggtggtatataaatcaaatcaaatcaatcaatcatggGGGAGGAACTTCTAGGCTCTCAACTCAACCTCAAGTCTAATTCATGAGTGAAAATTGGGTAATCAGGGCTGTAACTCAGTAGCAGAACACTCACTAGGCAAGCAGAACccaggttataataataataatttattatttataccccgcccatctggctgggcctccccagccactctgggcagcttccatagaaaccaaaaatacagaaaaatatcacacgttaaaaacttccctgaacagggctgccttaagatgtcttctgaatgtcaggtagttgtttatcgctttgacatctgctggaagggcgttccacagggcgggcgccactaccgagaaggccctctgcctggttccctgtagctttgcttctcgcaatgagggaaccgccagaaggccctcggcgctggatccctggcatctgcagacaGGGCATAGAGGCTCGTGTCCGAAAcctttgccagtcagtgtagttaACTCGGCGTaatactgagttaaatggaccagtggtccgaGTCGCTATAAGGCAGTTCTCAAAAACTGCAAGAGGTTTCAGGCTTTGAAGTGAAATTACCCATATGGTTTTATAGATGCAGCTATGCCCAGCTGTAGCTCTGAGCCCCTCCCTGCTAAATGGTGCCAAGCGTACCAGCCAGGCTCCTGGCACTCAGCATCTGCCTTCTGCCCAACACTGACATCTGGCCTGAGCTGATCTACTGAAGTCTTTCTTACTTTGTCAGAAGGATTAACCTTCTCTTTCGGTTTGCCGGCAGCAGCATgggactcttcctcctcctcctcaggcagATCACTGGGGTCATCAGGGATAACGATGGGAGCCTCATCGATGCAATTCGTAGAGGACAGTTCATTACAGGAGAGGGGCTTCTCCGAGGAAGAAACCGCCCTCTCGTCTGCTTCTCTGGGCGTCCGGTTATCATCGGATAGAGAGTCCGCGGGGCATTTCTCCAAACTGTACGGCCCCTCGCAATCGTCGTCGATGACTTCAAAGGCATCCACGATGCTTCTCAGTGAGACGAATTTGGGAGGGTTGCGGTGTTCGACCACGTTCCTTATTGTAGGGGATCTGAACGGCTTGTTATaaaacagcgccacccacatatgCAGGATGCGCATCATTTCATCCGAATCGTCCAACAAGCGGGTGTCCCAGGGCCTACAGAAAAAGGAAATGCAGACTTATCCTTGA
Coding sequences within:
- the TASOR2 gene encoding protein TASOR 2 isoform X2: MSPSNHKSSAERKTKALYCSWKGQLFIQQQRLCDIVLRSPFSGSIPAELPARLEIRYVVGISELRKKLPEAVFGENSYTNHEVCHQGILFRLYEVEMLNQNEQKVNQLTQSLKEKDLALVKYLNDRAILILLSSSALVKEKDSGPGESTCLQALFLISSQSPKCLTAKDLKCEHGANKRYSQVALVLPGLHHALVEAAKHPVDSGDPLSTLVKLHLQEFAKLDKKNLQPSTCSLDSPPLSSFDEFSKKPELESLSEKCPQSSLFRLQFYLSHPQNYVLEMSTATAFLHGRTRSSRGSGGSSNLQEADTSSGLNLDSLACHEPIGTVETARTRRVGQPAPHSKEADVEPSEMGEWTLEQHKRKSSRLLVANARKKLSPPKEVSSKEDKGKQKKARKENSNLSLPASKNSESPGGSNEPTLKLKILQNPLRRKRGAEVLSAEFVQQAPCESAAKAAPSSESLGVEEKKSRVSKPKKDSTAEKVSSEKMSTRNQMKRKSSHQREDEIPPASDENDPSSERSPAQDASPSPKVLNCDSHALNLLADLALSSNSPLLSNSSGASLPPSPSRERRRLHKGKHSDKSSDHEYHRVTKKLKTAPFSGKTGPESDLSPEQSGEGRESPSSSHENNPAGSSKRRAAKPSLATPPREMGYLSDSSIHSLISSEHSYASPVSESCKKGAPGTKNGVKNARLGPLVGKVMPFRHQQRICHPHKQLRGYIPFTRSAVMAARLKEDFSKSHKVTFCDKTVKVTFQWEADYPPNLDSKYTNNILERTVVRAVHGPWDTRLLDDSDEMMRILHMWVALFYNKPFRSPTIRNVVEHRNPPKFVSLRSIVDAFEVIDDDCEGPYSLEKCPADSLSDDNRTPREADERAVSSSEKPLSCNELSSTNCIDEAPIVIPDDPSDLPEEEEEESHAAAGKPKEKVNPSDKVAVEKPDEELTPDPALSAESQSRSLTDEHTEGRSRPQERGTDAEATASVDLAEVSQSDAASKDAEVLENSASKQPSANTMAGGISAEISELKASSPSAEKEEDSPQSGGAVLLRPAEIGWLEADSDCGEVNKLCREGRGSQDLPVDEEDIEGESTGWESIELALSDSNDTDSEPRDMDLDQENKEEEGCPIEGREAARASTSPVTFPPSPATVSEHQAESPGTQDDFVLSTPSSASLDPTDAVKGFCLSQKDREDNLLDSLPLRTSPVNQITRDEVAQSPETEDAVELAKHPMSPNQMDVAESTRRSQEDNKTNLEDSASAQAAELKDMATRGESVESRDSIVLANSPKFPSPVGSDDTSFGSTEEKGMNLADSVSLEASPVHQTSPDDVIELPTAQEDSAESTKHHISLNQMDLIEDISQEEGNLTDPSPLKTCGPCQVQSSPPVQGESTGKQENSALSAPNLAPEKEIDLVAGSCVSPEEEGIRMAEVVKLQVSPVYQAISDEEEDLPGNQERSAENSTLTKQTRSAEDSCIPEEKDALHLVGVAPLQANELRCNTATQEERKARQTTERLGNSQGQSWHLDNEESDTSTDNQKCGVNSEDIEVSPAPRESASDDDKLSQAVVTVPEDIRSFLYELIDTVSGMMAVSKETAFAKENPALNWISSVTLECVTPPESDEESYATDKLAHYDPKWAMTGDSLAQPSNKRDSHMAVQRYGWYHSALQGSISSGQVAEKKSHQETGAATDTLESSCCPEWEDTGIRSPERQFPLIQTAALCGVDPGQVSSEASMFEDQLRKAGREVLPFVPSVRPTECLSEESGSSAHKDTHDLYKNPVENLEDPEDAPAGERPVSFVGATGVNINWENKCVSVDGVPELCGDVHPRGQPEIPSTRSAASPDAMEMSCASDLSCENELHKGEGWVYLENKVTVPDVEAETIQYDWPSSFREGDRSVLPSPEESGPLKDYLNFTITKKHQEKNRSFQSSKRRSPFFGEQEWKNFSDRAWRVLNDPIQSTLDMECLRFHDKLKHTLKKPQPPTSGEGTPERVLQVTAETLPSRKVPEAPELSVPPRSRSPLLITILNRGPRHSAPHGTPRSRHSDPFEPPPPFASAQESVSNAARTKGQGKGPGAPFHLNKLTYNNKLKDSRGDISVIMDEFAELSRLMTQGDRQASFAAREPNPTSEDALEKRGPSLPRRTTSYEHLFTELCSTLHFKLKTVAQEACKKPYAFYLVETGDSPFFGRLKNLLKKGSHVEMKPLHFCKTSHPEGDRLMVIIRNEDIYPHIYKIPSLLRLKRFPSVTFVGVDNPEDIFDNTHQELFHSGGFVVSDDKVLEAMTVGELKDAAKTLEKLNCSHGRWSWLLHYKETKRLREDARKDPAAHAKEMLLKSCQGSNITEVLHYHQCDSKSSPRSEHLNCLLNLQVQHISRRFAVFLTEKPSASRETMENKGILVLDVNTFVATAESLAAPFRSGCW